In Candidatus Margulisiibacteriota bacterium, the genomic stretch GCAATGAGGTGCATAATGAGCCGGAATTTGTTTCAGCCGTTAATGACAGGATCTTTGTCAACGGTAAAGCGGTAATGAGCTGTTCGGATGCAAAAAGAAGAGGGATTATAATTGAGCGGCTCAAACAAGCAGAGGGAGCTACCGGCTTAAGGGTCTTTGTTGCCAGGGAAAAAGGCGAGCTAGTACTAAGTCTTGAATATACAAAAGACAGCCGTACGGTAAGAACAGGTATAAGAAGAGAGCCGGGCAACAATGATGACCTTTTTGTCTGGGCTATCAACCTTTCGAATGCTTGTTCAGGGACACTTCTTATTAACACAAGGGACCTGGCCCTGACAGAAACTGCTGCGGGAGTTTTTGATCTGACCGTAAAAAGCAATGGAAAGGAACTGCCTTTGGGCTTTTCCTGCAGCAGAAAGGATGCCGAAATACTGCTAAAAAGATTATTAAAGGCATGGGTGTTTAGGCCTTCCGAAGGGGTTTTGATCCAGGCCAGAATGCTGGATGATTATACCGGCTTTAATGTTATTGCCGGGGGCTCAAATCTTTTGGAGTACTCCGAATTTGATGATTTGACGATGCCAAAACAGCTTCTGGAAGGATTAAGAGTACTCTATAGCGGGGGAAGCCGCATCGACGATTCAGCCATAAGGATGGCCGAAAAACTGGCTCAGTATCAGGTGTCCGTGAATGCGCTTGATAACCTGGTCCTTGTGAACGGCCAGCCGGTGATAAGGTGCAAGAGCAAGGCTGAAACCGCCGCGGTCGCGCACAACCTTAGGAGAGCGATCTCTGTTCTTGGCAGGAGTGCTGACGGCAGCATTACTCCGCCTGCGATTTCTATAACAATGAACGACGACCTGAGATCTCTTTCTCTGGGCCTGGGCGGAACCTCGGTGAGGAATATGGGGTTTGTACTTGACGAAGGAAGTCTTCCCTCTTCCTTAAGCTCTGCAGAAGGCCTCGCCGCACGGATGAACTCCTGGGCAAAGAACCTTCAGGCCGTGTTCGGCTCGGCCCGGATAGACTATGATCTGCAGGAAATAAAAAACAGGCTCGAGAAATATTTTTCCAACAAGGATTCGTTCGTACTCCCTTTCGAAGCTTCCACCTCATACCGGCTTACCTCGACTTATGGAATGAGAACACACCCTGTACACGGCGA encodes the following:
- a CDS encoding M23 family metallopeptidase; its protein translation is MSVGETTLTGVSVLEGNATESPRSPIVPEDQRTATNTPDPQERPLVGNEVHNEPEFVSAVNDRIFVNGKAVMSCSDAKRRGIIIERLKQAEGATGLRVFVAREKGELVLSLEYTKDSRTVRTGIRREPGNNDDLFVWAINLSNACSGTLLINTRDLALTETAAGVFDLTVKSNGKELPLGFSCSRKDAEILLKRLLKAWVFRPSEGVLIQARMLDDYTGFNVIAGGSNLLEYSEFDDLTMPKQLLEGLRVLYSGGSRIDDSAIRMAEKLAQYQVSVNALDNLVLVNGQPVIRCKSKAETAAVAHNLRRAISVLGRSADGSITPPAISITMNDDLRSLSLGLGGTSVRNMGFVLDEGSLPSSLSSAEGLAARMNSWAKNLQAVFGSARIDYDLQEIKNRLEKYFSNKDSFVLPFEASTSYRLTSTYGMRTHPVHGDRRMHWGIDLAAGAGSRVLSPITGVVVKVERSNSEVGGVVTIQRSDGFKVRICHLSDIPQGLEGSSVSAGQPVARVAGSKANGGGRLWTGPHIHFEAYLPDKGITDPLPFIQTAGRATVSI